From Camelina sativa cultivar DH55 chromosome 7, Cs, whole genome shotgun sequence, one genomic window encodes:
- the LOC104704041 gene encoding katanin p60 ATPase-containing subunit A1-like isoform X1 produces the protein MDSKQMLLSALGVGVGVGVGLGLASGQAVGKWAGGNSSSSNNAVTADKMEKEILRQVVDGRESKITFDEFPYYLSEQTRVLLTSAAYVHLKHFDASKYARNLSPASRAILLSGPAELYQQMLAKALAHFFDAKLLLLDVNDFALKIQSKYGSGNTESSSFKRSPSESALEQLSGLFSSFSILPQREEPKAAGGTLRRQSSGVDIKSSSIEGSSNPPKLRRNSSAAANISNLASSSNQGSAPLKRTSSWSFDEKLLVQSLYKVLTYVSKANPIVLYLRDVENFLFRSQRTYNLFQKLLQKLSGPVLILGSRIVNLSSDDAEEIDEKLSSVFPYNIDIRPPEDETHLVSWKSQLERDMNMIQTQDNRNHIMEVLSENDLICDDLESISFEDTKVLSNYIEEIVVSALSYHLMNNKDPEYRNGKLVISSTSLSHGFSLFREGKSGGREKLKQKPKEEQSKEAKSELAADVKPETKPGSVTTEPEKEAKAEKVTPKAPEGAPDNEFEKRIRPEVIPAEEINVTFEDIGALDDIKESLQELVMLPLRRPDLFTGGLLKPCRGILLFGPPGTGKTMLAKAIAREAGASFINVSMSTITSKWFGEDEKNVRALFTLASKVSPTIIFVDEVDSMLGQRTRVGEHEAMRKIKNEFMSHWDGLMTKPGERILVLAATNRPFDLDEAIIRRFERRIMVGLPAVENREKILRTLLAKEKVDENLDYKELAMMTDGYTGSDLKNLCTTAAYRPVRELIQHERVKDTEKKKKQRETSKAGEEDERKEERVITLRPLNRQDFKEAKNQVAASFAAEGVGMGELKQWNELYGEGGSRKKEQLTYFL, from the exons CGAACAAACACGCGTGCTTCTAACAAGTGCAGCGTATGTCCATTTGAAGCACTTTGATGCTTCGAAATATGCGAGAAACTTGTCTCCAGCTAGTCGTGCCATTCTCTTGTCCGGCCCTGCCG AGCTTTACCAACAAATGCTAGCCAAAGCCCTAGCTCATTTCTTTGACGCCAAGTTACTTCTTCTAGACGTCAACGATTTTGCACTCAAG ATACAGAGCAAATATGGCAGCGGAAATACAGAATCATCC TCATTCAAGAGATCTCCCTCAGAATCTGCTTTAGAGCAACTATCAGGACTGTTTAGTTCCTTCTCCATCCTTCCTCAGAGAGAAGAGCCTAAAG CAGCTGGTGGTACCTTGAGGAGGCAAAGCAGTGGTGTGGATATCAAATCAAG TTCAATTGAAGGCTCTAGTAACCCTCCAAAGCTTCGTCGAAACTCTTCAGCAGCAGCTAATATTAGCAACCTTGCATCTTCATCAAATCAAG GTTCAGCGCCGTTGAAGCGTACTAGCAGCTGGTCATTCGATGAAAAGCTTCTTGTCCAATCTTTATATAAG GTCTTGACTTATGTCTCCAAGGCGAATCCGATTGTGTTATATCTTCGAGACGTCGAGAACTTTCTGTTCCGCTCACAGAGAACTTACAACTTGTTCCAAAAGCTTCTCCAGAAACTCAGTGGACCGGTCCTTATTCTCGGTTCAAGAATCGTAAACTTGTCGAGCGATGACGCTGAAGAAATTGACGAGAAGCTCTCTTCTGTTTTCCCTTATAACATCGACATAAGACCGCCTGAGGACGAGACACATCTAGTGAGCTGGAAATCGCAGCTTGAACGCGACATGAACATGATCCAAACTCAGGACAATAGGAACCATATCATGGAAGTTTTGTCGGAGAATGATTTAATATGCGATGACCTTGAATCAATCTCTTTTGAGGACACGAAGGTTTTAAGCAATTACATTGAAGAGATTGTTGTCTCTGCTCTTTCGTATCATCTGATGAACAACAAAGATCCTGAGTACAGAAACGGAAAGCTAGTGATATCTTCTacaag TTTATCTCATGGATTCAGCCTCTTCAGAGAAGGTAAATCTGGCGGTCGTGAGAAGCTAAAGCAAAAACCTAAGGAAGAACAATCCAAG GAAGCAAAATCTGAACTAGCGGCTGATGTCAAGCCGGAGACTAAACCAGGGAGTGTCACAACGGAACCTGAGAAAGAAGCTAAAGCTGAGAAAGTAACCCCAAAAGCTCCG GAGGGTGCACCGGATAACGAGTTTGAGAAACGGATAAGACCAGAAGTAATCCCAGCAGAAGAAATCAATGTCACATTTGAAGACATTGGTGCACTTGACGACATAAAAGAATCACTACAAGAGCTTGTAATGCTTCCTCTCCGTAGACCAGACCTCTTCACAGGAGGACTTTTAAAGCCCTGCAGAGGAATCTTACTCTTCGGTCCACCGGGTACTGGTAAAACCATGCTTGCTAAAGCCATTGCCAGAGAGGCAGGAGCGAGTTTCATAAACGTTTCGATGTCGACCATAACTTCGAAATGGTTTGGAGAAGACGAGAAGAATGTTAGGGCTTTGTTCACTCTAGCTTCGAAGGTGTCACCGACCATTATATTTGTGGATGAAGTTGATAGTATGTTGGGACAGAGAACGAGAGTTGGAGAACATGAAGCTATGAGAAAGATTAAGAATGAGTTTATGAGTCATTGGGATGGGTTAATGACTAAACCTGGTGAGCGTATCTTAGTACTTGCTGCTACGAATCGGCCTTTCGATCTAGATGAGGCCATTATCAGACGGTTTGAACGAAG GATCATGGTGGGACTACCGGCAGTAGAGAACAGAGAGAAGATTCTAAGGACATTGTTAGCGAAGGAGAAAGTAGATGAAAACTTGGATTACAAGGAACTAGCGATGATGACAGATGGATACACAGGAAGTGATCTCAAG AATCTGTGCACAACCGCTGCTTATAGGCCTGTGAGAGAGCTTATACAACATGAGAGGGTCAAAGATACT gagaagaagaagaagcagagagagactTCGAAGGCAGGTGAAGAGGATGAAAGGAAGGAGGAGAGAGTGATTACACTTCGTCCTTTGAACAGACAAGACTTTAAAGAAGCCAAGAATCAG GTGGCGGCTAGTTTTGCTGCGGAGGGAGTAGGGATGGGAGAGTTGAAGCAGTGGAATGAGTTGTATGGAGAAGGTGGTTCGAGGAAGAAAGAACAACTCACTTACTTCCTGTAA
- the LOC104704041 gene encoding katanin p60 ATPase-containing subunit A1-like isoform X3 translates to MDSKQMLLSALGVGVGVGVGLGLASGQAVGKWAGGNSSSSNNAVTADKMEKEILRQVVDGRESKITFDEFPYYLSEQTRVLLTSAAYVHLKHFDASKYARNLSPASRAILLSGPAELYQQMLAKALAHFFDAKLLLLDVNDFALKIQSKYGSGNTESSSFKRSPSESALEQLSGLFSSFSILPQREEPKAAGGTLRRQSSGVDIKSSSIEGSSNPPKLRRNSSAAANISNLASSSNQGSAPLKRTSSWSFDEKLLVQSLYKVLTYVSKANPIVLYLRDVENFLFRSQRTYNLFQKLLQKLSGPVLILGSRIVNLSSDDAEEIDEKLSSVFPYNIDIRPPEDETHLVSWKSQLERDMNMIQTQDNRNHIMEVLSENDLICDDLESISFEDTKVLSNYIEEIVVSALSYHLMNNKDPEYRNGKLVISSTSLSHGFSLFREGKSGGREKLKQKPKEEQSKEAKSELAADVKPETKPGSVTTEPEKEAKAEKVTPKAPEGAPDNEFEKRIRPEVIPAEEINVTFEDIGALDDIKESLQELVMLPLRRPDLFTGGLLKPCRGILLFGPPGTGKTMLAKAIAREAGASFINVSMSTITSKWFGEDEKNVRALFTLASKVSPTIIFVDEVDSMLGQRTRVGEHEAMRKIKNEFMSHWDGLMTKPGERILVLAATNRPFDLDEAIIRRFERRIMVGLPAVENREKILRTLLAKEKVDENLDYKELAMMTDGYTGSDLKNLCTTAAYRPVRELIQHERVKDTKKKQRETSKAGEEDERKEERVITLRPLNRQDFKEAKNQVAASFAAEGVGMGELKQWNELYGEGGSRKKEQLTYFL, encoded by the exons CGAACAAACACGCGTGCTTCTAACAAGTGCAGCGTATGTCCATTTGAAGCACTTTGATGCTTCGAAATATGCGAGAAACTTGTCTCCAGCTAGTCGTGCCATTCTCTTGTCCGGCCCTGCCG AGCTTTACCAACAAATGCTAGCCAAAGCCCTAGCTCATTTCTTTGACGCCAAGTTACTTCTTCTAGACGTCAACGATTTTGCACTCAAG ATACAGAGCAAATATGGCAGCGGAAATACAGAATCATCC TCATTCAAGAGATCTCCCTCAGAATCTGCTTTAGAGCAACTATCAGGACTGTTTAGTTCCTTCTCCATCCTTCCTCAGAGAGAAGAGCCTAAAG CAGCTGGTGGTACCTTGAGGAGGCAAAGCAGTGGTGTGGATATCAAATCAAG TTCAATTGAAGGCTCTAGTAACCCTCCAAAGCTTCGTCGAAACTCTTCAGCAGCAGCTAATATTAGCAACCTTGCATCTTCATCAAATCAAG GTTCAGCGCCGTTGAAGCGTACTAGCAGCTGGTCATTCGATGAAAAGCTTCTTGTCCAATCTTTATATAAG GTCTTGACTTATGTCTCCAAGGCGAATCCGATTGTGTTATATCTTCGAGACGTCGAGAACTTTCTGTTCCGCTCACAGAGAACTTACAACTTGTTCCAAAAGCTTCTCCAGAAACTCAGTGGACCGGTCCTTATTCTCGGTTCAAGAATCGTAAACTTGTCGAGCGATGACGCTGAAGAAATTGACGAGAAGCTCTCTTCTGTTTTCCCTTATAACATCGACATAAGACCGCCTGAGGACGAGACACATCTAGTGAGCTGGAAATCGCAGCTTGAACGCGACATGAACATGATCCAAACTCAGGACAATAGGAACCATATCATGGAAGTTTTGTCGGAGAATGATTTAATATGCGATGACCTTGAATCAATCTCTTTTGAGGACACGAAGGTTTTAAGCAATTACATTGAAGAGATTGTTGTCTCTGCTCTTTCGTATCATCTGATGAACAACAAAGATCCTGAGTACAGAAACGGAAAGCTAGTGATATCTTCTacaag TTTATCTCATGGATTCAGCCTCTTCAGAGAAGGTAAATCTGGCGGTCGTGAGAAGCTAAAGCAAAAACCTAAGGAAGAACAATCCAAG GAAGCAAAATCTGAACTAGCGGCTGATGTCAAGCCGGAGACTAAACCAGGGAGTGTCACAACGGAACCTGAGAAAGAAGCTAAAGCTGAGAAAGTAACCCCAAAAGCTCCG GAGGGTGCACCGGATAACGAGTTTGAGAAACGGATAAGACCAGAAGTAATCCCAGCAGAAGAAATCAATGTCACATTTGAAGACATTGGTGCACTTGACGACATAAAAGAATCACTACAAGAGCTTGTAATGCTTCCTCTCCGTAGACCAGACCTCTTCACAGGAGGACTTTTAAAGCCCTGCAGAGGAATCTTACTCTTCGGTCCACCGGGTACTGGTAAAACCATGCTTGCTAAAGCCATTGCCAGAGAGGCAGGAGCGAGTTTCATAAACGTTTCGATGTCGACCATAACTTCGAAATGGTTTGGAGAAGACGAGAAGAATGTTAGGGCTTTGTTCACTCTAGCTTCGAAGGTGTCACCGACCATTATATTTGTGGATGAAGTTGATAGTATGTTGGGACAGAGAACGAGAGTTGGAGAACATGAAGCTATGAGAAAGATTAAGAATGAGTTTATGAGTCATTGGGATGGGTTAATGACTAAACCTGGTGAGCGTATCTTAGTACTTGCTGCTACGAATCGGCCTTTCGATCTAGATGAGGCCATTATCAGACGGTTTGAACGAAG GATCATGGTGGGACTACCGGCAGTAGAGAACAGAGAGAAGATTCTAAGGACATTGTTAGCGAAGGAGAAAGTAGATGAAAACTTGGATTACAAGGAACTAGCGATGATGACAGATGGATACACAGGAAGTGATCTCAAG AATCTGTGCACAACCGCTGCTTATAGGCCTGTGAGAGAGCTTATACAACATGAGAGGGTCAAAGATACT aagaagaagcagagagagactTCGAAGGCAGGTGAAGAGGATGAAAGGAAGGAGGAGAGAGTGATTACACTTCGTCCTTTGAACAGACAAGACTTTAAAGAAGCCAAGAATCAG GTGGCGGCTAGTTTTGCTGCGGAGGGAGTAGGGATGGGAGAGTTGAAGCAGTGGAATGAGTTGTATGGAGAAGGTGGTTCGAGGAAGAAAGAACAACTCACTTACTTCCTGTAA
- the LOC104704041 gene encoding katanin p60 ATPase-containing subunit A1-like isoform X4, which translates to MDSKQMLLSALGVGVGVGVGLGLASGQAVGKWAGGNSSSSNNAVTADKMEKEILRQVVDGRESKITFDEFPYYLSEQTRVLLTSAAYVHLKHFDASKYARNLSPASRAILLSGPAELYQQMLAKALAHFFDAKLLLLDVNDFALKIQSKYGSGNTESSSFKRSPSESALEQLSGLFSSFSILPQREEPKAAGGTLRRQSSGVDIKSSSIEGSSNPPKLRRNSSAAANISNLASSSNQAPLKRTSSWSFDEKLLVQSLYKVLTYVSKANPIVLYLRDVENFLFRSQRTYNLFQKLLQKLSGPVLILGSRIVNLSSDDAEEIDEKLSSVFPYNIDIRPPEDETHLVSWKSQLERDMNMIQTQDNRNHIMEVLSENDLICDDLESISFEDTKVLSNYIEEIVVSALSYHLMNNKDPEYRNGKLVISSTSLSHGFSLFREGKSGGREKLKQKPKEEQSKEAKSELAADVKPETKPGSVTTEPEKEAKAEKVTPKAPEGAPDNEFEKRIRPEVIPAEEINVTFEDIGALDDIKESLQELVMLPLRRPDLFTGGLLKPCRGILLFGPPGTGKTMLAKAIAREAGASFINVSMSTITSKWFGEDEKNVRALFTLASKVSPTIIFVDEVDSMLGQRTRVGEHEAMRKIKNEFMSHWDGLMTKPGERILVLAATNRPFDLDEAIIRRFERRIMVGLPAVENREKILRTLLAKEKVDENLDYKELAMMTDGYTGSDLKNLCTTAAYRPVRELIQHERVKDTEKKKKQRETSKAGEEDERKEERVITLRPLNRQDFKEAKNQVAASFAAEGVGMGELKQWNELYGEGGSRKKEQLTYFL; encoded by the exons CGAACAAACACGCGTGCTTCTAACAAGTGCAGCGTATGTCCATTTGAAGCACTTTGATGCTTCGAAATATGCGAGAAACTTGTCTCCAGCTAGTCGTGCCATTCTCTTGTCCGGCCCTGCCG AGCTTTACCAACAAATGCTAGCCAAAGCCCTAGCTCATTTCTTTGACGCCAAGTTACTTCTTCTAGACGTCAACGATTTTGCACTCAAG ATACAGAGCAAATATGGCAGCGGAAATACAGAATCATCC TCATTCAAGAGATCTCCCTCAGAATCTGCTTTAGAGCAACTATCAGGACTGTTTAGTTCCTTCTCCATCCTTCCTCAGAGAGAAGAGCCTAAAG CAGCTGGTGGTACCTTGAGGAGGCAAAGCAGTGGTGTGGATATCAAATCAAG TTCAATTGAAGGCTCTAGTAACCCTCCAAAGCTTCGTCGAAACTCTTCAGCAGCAGCTAATATTAGCAACCTTGCATCTTCATCAAATCAAG CGCCGTTGAAGCGTACTAGCAGCTGGTCATTCGATGAAAAGCTTCTTGTCCAATCTTTATATAAG GTCTTGACTTATGTCTCCAAGGCGAATCCGATTGTGTTATATCTTCGAGACGTCGAGAACTTTCTGTTCCGCTCACAGAGAACTTACAACTTGTTCCAAAAGCTTCTCCAGAAACTCAGTGGACCGGTCCTTATTCTCGGTTCAAGAATCGTAAACTTGTCGAGCGATGACGCTGAAGAAATTGACGAGAAGCTCTCTTCTGTTTTCCCTTATAACATCGACATAAGACCGCCTGAGGACGAGACACATCTAGTGAGCTGGAAATCGCAGCTTGAACGCGACATGAACATGATCCAAACTCAGGACAATAGGAACCATATCATGGAAGTTTTGTCGGAGAATGATTTAATATGCGATGACCTTGAATCAATCTCTTTTGAGGACACGAAGGTTTTAAGCAATTACATTGAAGAGATTGTTGTCTCTGCTCTTTCGTATCATCTGATGAACAACAAAGATCCTGAGTACAGAAACGGAAAGCTAGTGATATCTTCTacaag TTTATCTCATGGATTCAGCCTCTTCAGAGAAGGTAAATCTGGCGGTCGTGAGAAGCTAAAGCAAAAACCTAAGGAAGAACAATCCAAG GAAGCAAAATCTGAACTAGCGGCTGATGTCAAGCCGGAGACTAAACCAGGGAGTGTCACAACGGAACCTGAGAAAGAAGCTAAAGCTGAGAAAGTAACCCCAAAAGCTCCG GAGGGTGCACCGGATAACGAGTTTGAGAAACGGATAAGACCAGAAGTAATCCCAGCAGAAGAAATCAATGTCACATTTGAAGACATTGGTGCACTTGACGACATAAAAGAATCACTACAAGAGCTTGTAATGCTTCCTCTCCGTAGACCAGACCTCTTCACAGGAGGACTTTTAAAGCCCTGCAGAGGAATCTTACTCTTCGGTCCACCGGGTACTGGTAAAACCATGCTTGCTAAAGCCATTGCCAGAGAGGCAGGAGCGAGTTTCATAAACGTTTCGATGTCGACCATAACTTCGAAATGGTTTGGAGAAGACGAGAAGAATGTTAGGGCTTTGTTCACTCTAGCTTCGAAGGTGTCACCGACCATTATATTTGTGGATGAAGTTGATAGTATGTTGGGACAGAGAACGAGAGTTGGAGAACATGAAGCTATGAGAAAGATTAAGAATGAGTTTATGAGTCATTGGGATGGGTTAATGACTAAACCTGGTGAGCGTATCTTAGTACTTGCTGCTACGAATCGGCCTTTCGATCTAGATGAGGCCATTATCAGACGGTTTGAACGAAG GATCATGGTGGGACTACCGGCAGTAGAGAACAGAGAGAAGATTCTAAGGACATTGTTAGCGAAGGAGAAAGTAGATGAAAACTTGGATTACAAGGAACTAGCGATGATGACAGATGGATACACAGGAAGTGATCTCAAG AATCTGTGCACAACCGCTGCTTATAGGCCTGTGAGAGAGCTTATACAACATGAGAGGGTCAAAGATACT gagaagaagaagaagcagagagagactTCGAAGGCAGGTGAAGAGGATGAAAGGAAGGAGGAGAGAGTGATTACACTTCGTCCTTTGAACAGACAAGACTTTAAAGAAGCCAAGAATCAG GTGGCGGCTAGTTTTGCTGCGGAGGGAGTAGGGATGGGAGAGTTGAAGCAGTGGAATGAGTTGTATGGAGAAGGTGGTTCGAGGAAGAAAGAACAACTCACTTACTTCCTGTAA
- the LOC104704041 gene encoding katanin p60 ATPase-containing subunit A1-like isoform X5 gives MDSKQMLLSALGVGVGVGVGLGLASGQAVGKWAGGNSSSSNNAVTADKMEKEILRQVVDGRESKITFDEFPYYLSEQTRVLLTSAAYVHLKHFDASKYARNLSPASRAILLSGPAELYQQMLAKALAHFFDAKLLLLDVNDFALKIQSKYGSGNTESSSFKRSPSESALEQLSGLFSSFSILPQREEPKAGGTLRRQSSGVDIKSSSIEGSSNPPKLRRNSSAAANISNLASSSNQAPLKRTSSWSFDEKLLVQSLYKVLTYVSKANPIVLYLRDVENFLFRSQRTYNLFQKLLQKLSGPVLILGSRIVNLSSDDAEEIDEKLSSVFPYNIDIRPPEDETHLVSWKSQLERDMNMIQTQDNRNHIMEVLSENDLICDDLESISFEDTKVLSNYIEEIVVSALSYHLMNNKDPEYRNGKLVISSTSLSHGFSLFREGKSGGREKLKQKPKEEQSKEAKSELAADVKPETKPGSVTTEPEKEAKAEKVTPKAPEGAPDNEFEKRIRPEVIPAEEINVTFEDIGALDDIKESLQELVMLPLRRPDLFTGGLLKPCRGILLFGPPGTGKTMLAKAIAREAGASFINVSMSTITSKWFGEDEKNVRALFTLASKVSPTIIFVDEVDSMLGQRTRVGEHEAMRKIKNEFMSHWDGLMTKPGERILVLAATNRPFDLDEAIIRRFERRIMVGLPAVENREKILRTLLAKEKVDENLDYKELAMMTDGYTGSDLKNLCTTAAYRPVRELIQHERVKDTEKKKKQRETSKAGEEDERKEERVITLRPLNRQDFKEAKNQVAASFAAEGVGMGELKQWNELYGEGGSRKKEQLTYFL, from the exons CGAACAAACACGCGTGCTTCTAACAAGTGCAGCGTATGTCCATTTGAAGCACTTTGATGCTTCGAAATATGCGAGAAACTTGTCTCCAGCTAGTCGTGCCATTCTCTTGTCCGGCCCTGCCG AGCTTTACCAACAAATGCTAGCCAAAGCCCTAGCTCATTTCTTTGACGCCAAGTTACTTCTTCTAGACGTCAACGATTTTGCACTCAAG ATACAGAGCAAATATGGCAGCGGAAATACAGAATCATCC TCATTCAAGAGATCTCCCTCAGAATCTGCTTTAGAGCAACTATCAGGACTGTTTAGTTCCTTCTCCATCCTTCCTCAGAGAGAAGAGCCTAAAG CTGGTGGTACCTTGAGGAGGCAAAGCAGTGGTGTGGATATCAAATCAAG TTCAATTGAAGGCTCTAGTAACCCTCCAAAGCTTCGTCGAAACTCTTCAGCAGCAGCTAATATTAGCAACCTTGCATCTTCATCAAATCAAG CGCCGTTGAAGCGTACTAGCAGCTGGTCATTCGATGAAAAGCTTCTTGTCCAATCTTTATATAAG GTCTTGACTTATGTCTCCAAGGCGAATCCGATTGTGTTATATCTTCGAGACGTCGAGAACTTTCTGTTCCGCTCACAGAGAACTTACAACTTGTTCCAAAAGCTTCTCCAGAAACTCAGTGGACCGGTCCTTATTCTCGGTTCAAGAATCGTAAACTTGTCGAGCGATGACGCTGAAGAAATTGACGAGAAGCTCTCTTCTGTTTTCCCTTATAACATCGACATAAGACCGCCTGAGGACGAGACACATCTAGTGAGCTGGAAATCGCAGCTTGAACGCGACATGAACATGATCCAAACTCAGGACAATAGGAACCATATCATGGAAGTTTTGTCGGAGAATGATTTAATATGCGATGACCTTGAATCAATCTCTTTTGAGGACACGAAGGTTTTAAGCAATTACATTGAAGAGATTGTTGTCTCTGCTCTTTCGTATCATCTGATGAACAACAAAGATCCTGAGTACAGAAACGGAAAGCTAGTGATATCTTCTacaag TTTATCTCATGGATTCAGCCTCTTCAGAGAAGGTAAATCTGGCGGTCGTGAGAAGCTAAAGCAAAAACCTAAGGAAGAACAATCCAAG GAAGCAAAATCTGAACTAGCGGCTGATGTCAAGCCGGAGACTAAACCAGGGAGTGTCACAACGGAACCTGAGAAAGAAGCTAAAGCTGAGAAAGTAACCCCAAAAGCTCCG GAGGGTGCACCGGATAACGAGTTTGAGAAACGGATAAGACCAGAAGTAATCCCAGCAGAAGAAATCAATGTCACATTTGAAGACATTGGTGCACTTGACGACATAAAAGAATCACTACAAGAGCTTGTAATGCTTCCTCTCCGTAGACCAGACCTCTTCACAGGAGGACTTTTAAAGCCCTGCAGAGGAATCTTACTCTTCGGTCCACCGGGTACTGGTAAAACCATGCTTGCTAAAGCCATTGCCAGAGAGGCAGGAGCGAGTTTCATAAACGTTTCGATGTCGACCATAACTTCGAAATGGTTTGGAGAAGACGAGAAGAATGTTAGGGCTTTGTTCACTCTAGCTTCGAAGGTGTCACCGACCATTATATTTGTGGATGAAGTTGATAGTATGTTGGGACAGAGAACGAGAGTTGGAGAACATGAAGCTATGAGAAAGATTAAGAATGAGTTTATGAGTCATTGGGATGGGTTAATGACTAAACCTGGTGAGCGTATCTTAGTACTTGCTGCTACGAATCGGCCTTTCGATCTAGATGAGGCCATTATCAGACGGTTTGAACGAAG GATCATGGTGGGACTACCGGCAGTAGAGAACAGAGAGAAGATTCTAAGGACATTGTTAGCGAAGGAGAAAGTAGATGAAAACTTGGATTACAAGGAACTAGCGATGATGACAGATGGATACACAGGAAGTGATCTCAAG AATCTGTGCACAACCGCTGCTTATAGGCCTGTGAGAGAGCTTATACAACATGAGAGGGTCAAAGATACT gagaagaagaagaagcagagagagactTCGAAGGCAGGTGAAGAGGATGAAAGGAAGGAGGAGAGAGTGATTACACTTCGTCCTTTGAACAGACAAGACTTTAAAGAAGCCAAGAATCAG GTGGCGGCTAGTTTTGCTGCGGAGGGAGTAGGGATGGGAGAGTTGAAGCAGTGGAATGAGTTGTATGGAGAAGGTGGTTCGAGGAAGAAAGAACAACTCACTTACTTCCTGTAA